One genomic window of Sphingopyxis sp. OPL5 includes the following:
- a CDS encoding SDR family NAD(P)-dependent oxidoreductase — protein MDLGLKGKKVIMNGGAHGLGLASLKIFAAEGADVAFFSRDAEKVAAAVAAIDAAGPGKVFGEQFDMTGNPDGYRAWLEKARDTLGGCDIFIHTASSSGQGATGDWQRGLDMDVMGAVHGVEVLTEALAASGSGSIIFMSSTAAVETFIVPQAFNALKAALITYGSQLSQSLAAQNIRVNIVSPGAIYYPGGNWEVIKSAVPALYEGTLAQMPLGRFGEPEEVAKGIVFMASPACPYMTGAHLVIDGGFTKRVQF, from the coding sequence ATGGATCTGGGTCTCAAGGGCAAGAAAGTCATCATGAACGGCGGCGCGCACGGCCTGGGGCTGGCGTCGCTCAAGATTTTCGCCGCCGAGGGCGCCGATGTGGCGTTCTTTTCGCGCGACGCCGAAAAGGTCGCGGCGGCGGTCGCGGCGATCGACGCGGCGGGGCCGGGCAAGGTGTTCGGCGAGCAGTTCGACATGACCGGCAATCCCGACGGCTATCGCGCCTGGCTGGAGAAGGCGCGCGATACGCTCGGTGGCTGCGACATCTTCATCCACACCGCGAGCTCGTCGGGGCAGGGCGCGACCGGCGACTGGCAGCGCGGGCTCGACATGGACGTGATGGGCGCGGTGCACGGGGTAGAGGTGCTGACCGAGGCGCTCGCGGCGTCGGGATCGGGATCGATCATCTTCATGTCGTCGACCGCGGCGGTCGAGACCTTCATCGTCCCGCAGGCGTTCAATGCGCTCAAGGCGGCGCTGATCACCTATGGCTCGCAGCTGAGCCAGTCGCTCGCGGCGCAGAATATCCGCGTCAATATCGTGTCGCCCGGCGCGATCTATTATCCCGGCGGCAATTGGGAGGTCATCAAGTCGGCGGTGCCGGCGCTTTACGAGGGCACGCTGGCGCAGATGCCGCTGGGGCGCTTCGGCGAGCCCGAGGAAGTGGCGAAGGGGATCGTGTTCATGGCGTCGCCCGCCTGTCCGTACATGACCGGCGCGCATCTCGTCATCGACGGCGGTTTCACCAAGCGCGTCCAGTTCTGA
- a CDS encoding glutathione S-transferase family protein: MKLYQSLGPNPRVVLMYLAETGVAVDRQFVDIMTAENRQPDFCAKSPLGHTPLLELDDGGCLAESVAICEYLDETLGGHALLGATAEERGRTRMLVRIVDQLVVVPMTAGFRGAEGLPMFQSRLLCLPDAAADLKRLAADGLAQLDRIVGAGPWLAGERFSLADILLYSFVAFGAMVGQPLDPALTNLAAWRDRVAVRPSTAASANPQYGIGESA; this comes from the coding sequence ATGAAGCTCTATCAGTCGCTCGGCCCCAATCCGCGCGTGGTGCTGATGTACCTCGCCGAGACCGGGGTCGCGGTCGATCGGCAGTTCGTCGACATCATGACGGCCGAGAACCGGCAGCCCGATTTCTGTGCGAAAAGCCCGCTCGGGCACACGCCCTTGCTCGAACTCGACGACGGGGGGTGTCTCGCCGAGAGTGTCGCGATCTGCGAATATCTTGACGAGACGCTGGGCGGTCATGCGCTGCTGGGCGCGACAGCCGAGGAACGCGGGCGGACGCGGATGCTGGTGCGGATCGTCGACCAGCTTGTCGTCGTGCCGATGACCGCGGGCTTTCGCGGTGCCGAGGGGTTGCCGATGTTTCAGAGTCGGCTGCTCTGCCTGCCCGACGCGGCGGCGGACCTGAAGCGACTCGCCGCCGACGGGCTGGCGCAGCTCGACCGGATTGTCGGTGCGGGGCCGTGGCTCGCGGGCGAGCGGTTCAGCCTTGCCGACATCTTGCTTTACAGCTTCGTCGCGTTCGGCGCGATGGTCGGGCAGCCGCTCGATCCGGCGCTGACCAACCTTGCTGCCTGGCGCGACCGTGTTGCGGTGCGCCCCAGCACTGCCGCCAGCGCCAACCCCCAATATGGCATCGGAGAATCTGCATGA